TGCAATACAATACAGAACTACATCGTGTTTTATCGCGCAAGCGATGAAGTCGTGACGATCCTGCGTGTGAAGCACGGCCGCCAGCAGTGGCCGTGAGGTGAGAGAAGGCTCCACTACTTCCCTATTTTCCTACTTCCCGGAGCGCCCTGGGGTGGCTATAGCGGCTGTCTTCAGAGCCCGGCCCGGGAACGCCCAAAGATCACTCTCGACTAGGGTTCCGTTCCGCTGATTTGCGAACAAAATCTGTGTAGCTTTTCGAGGATGGAATCAGCGGAAGCGGTCCACATGATTGGTTTGCAGTTTTCGTTGTAGTGGGAAACGAACTGATCGATGCGCGTGATCAGTTGTTTGACCGAGCCAAACGAGTCTCTGCGGATGGCCTTGTCGGTGATCACCTTGCGCCACCCGAGCACGCGTGACGAGGCGGAATTCATCGGGTTGCCGGATCCCCGCAAAATTCATGAAATCGCGGAGATCGATCTGTAGGCGCGACGCGTGCGCGGATTATCCAGATTGGCAAACCATTCGGCTTCGGGCGGCACGTCAGCAAGCTGGTGGAGCTGCGCCGCCGTTAGCGTGCATTCACGCGTATGGCGCGACGATCTGAATGATTCTCATCGTGATTGCCGCGCGGCACGCGCGGGATCGGCTCGATGCGCTCAACCGGCGTGGGCTGTTAGCGGCAGTGTAAAAGCATCATTAGATGGCGGCGCAAAGTTGAGTAGAAACGTCAACAACAGGGGCGGTTATGGGCTGCTGTTATTGGGTGATGGCCATCAGAATGGATCGTCGATGTCGCGAGGGTGAGAATGGTCGGGAGGCGCGCGCTGTTCGTGCCCTGGTCCGTTACACGCGTATTGCGGCATATACGCGGGCACAGGAGCTCGAGGTTGATCGCGAGCGTGGCAGTGGTTGCGCGGCGGCACCCTTATTCCGACGGCGATGGGTCGACGCCGGTCATCCGCTGGTAGTAGCCGGCGAGTTCGCGCCGCACGCGCTTCCTTTCCGCCTGCACATAAATTGTGGTGGTCTGCAGTGACGCATGACCGAGCACCTGCTGCACGACGTCAAGCGGCACGTCGACGGCCGCCTGGGTGCCAAACGTATGCCGGAACGCGTGCGGGGTGGTGCCGGCCAGTTGCCGGCGCTCGTCCTCGGTGAGATCCAGCTCGGCGCGGATCTGCCGCACCGCCCAGTTGACCAGCTCGCGCAGCCCGTTGCCCGAATAGCCCACCCCACCCTGCTGATCCTGCTCTCGCTCCCGACTTCGGTCACCCTGCGCACCGGCGTGCCGGCGCTGCGCCGCCCGCGTCGCCGGGATCACCAGCGGCGCGACCAGCGGCGCCGACGGCGGCGGCGCAGCGAGATCCAGTTCGCGATCCCGCCAGTGCGCGGCCAGCGCCTCGACGCACGCGCCGCTGACCGGCACGATGCGCTGTTTGCGGCCCTTGCCGGTCACCTCCAGTTCCCAGTTCGCCGGCACCTCGCCATCGGCCGGCACGTAGCGCAGCTGCTCGCGGCGGGCGAGCGCCGCCTCGGCGTTGCGCAGACCCGAGTCGCCCATCAGCAGCAGCGCGGCGCGCGCGGCGCGCCAGCGCGTAGCGGCCGGCCCCAGACTCGCGCTACGGTCTTCGGCGAACCGGCGCACCCGGCTCCACAGGTCGGCTGGCAGCGCCCGTTCAATGCGCATCGCGTGCGCCCGCGTGACCGTCACCGGATCGCTGACCGCCTGCCACGGGTTGCCGGCCAGGTAGTGCACGTCGACGAGCCAGTCGAACGCGGCGCGCAGCGCGCGCACCGCATAGCGCTGGCTGTCCGGGCTCAGTCCGTCCGGCGCGAAGGGGCGCCAGCGTGGCGAATCGCGCCGTGTGCGGGGACCGGTAAAGGCCGCCGACGGCATCGCGAGGAAATCCTTGTACGCCTCGCAGTCGTCGACCGTGAGCGACGACAGGGCCGTGCCGCGCACCGTGACCGCCCATAACAGCAGGCGCTCGAGTTCGCGCGTGTACGCGCGCAACGCCTGCGGCCGGTCGCGGTAGCGGTGCAGCCAGGCGCGTACCGCGTCAAGGTCGTGCTGCGCCTGCAGATAGCACAGGCCCGATGCGCGGTTGAGGCCGCGCATGCCGTTTCCATGAGACCCCTCCCCGCCGGACAGCGCGTGGGGCAGCGCGACCCGCTCAAGCGGCGCCAGCTCACTGGCGCGCCCGGTGCCGGCCGGGACCAGCGCGACGCGCGCGGCGCCCGACGGTGCCTCGAGCGGATCGACGGCATCGACATCGTCAGCCACCGTGACGCCCAGCGTGCCGGCGTGCCGGCGCAGCCACGCGACCAGCACCCGCGCGCGCAGCAGGCCGATGCGCGGCACGGCCCGCCACCAGCTGCCGCCGCGGCGGTTGCAGAAGTCCACCAGTGCGCCGAGCGTCGGGATGCCCTCCCCCACCAGACGCCGGGCGACCAGCGGGCGGAACCACAGGCCGACCGGGTGCGTGGCGGCTGGCGCCGCGGCGGCCAGCCGGGATGCCTGCTCGACCATCCGCAGCGTGACGGCGGTGAGCTTCGCGCTGCCGTGGTGCCGGGTCGACGCTTTCAGGTGGTCGGCCAGGACCGACGAGCCGTGCAGGGTTGCGAGGTGCACCAGGTCATCGCGCATCGTGCGCAGGTAGCGCTCGAGCGCGTCGGCGCCCGCCGCATGCGGCGCGGTGTCCGGATCGAAGTACAGCCGTGCGATGGCCGGCAGCGGCACGCGCTGCACGAACGCGCGCAGCGCTGCGAAATCGGTGCGCGTATAGCTGCGCGGCAGGGGCAGCGTCAGCTGTTGAGGACGGTTCGCCATGTTGCGCTCCTGAGTTCCTGATACGCGCCTGCCCGACGTACGTCCGTCACGGCGCGGGGCCGGGCGCAACGGACATGGGCGGGAGGGCGGGCAAACGGGCGGTCACGCTATCGCATGACTGTCGCTCAGAAAAGGATCGCGGCGGTGTTGCGCGCGCTGTGCAGCACGTGAATGACGTCGACCCGCTCCGCGGGCTGACCGACGACGCGATAGAAAATCTGGTAATGGCCGTGCACCCGGTGCCGCACGCCGCGCGCTTCGTAGCGCGGCACGAGTGGGAACGCGAGCGGCATGTCAGCAAGGCCGAGGCAGCGCTCGCGCAGTTCCCGCACGAAGCTCACAGCCCGGGACGGATTGTCCCGGGCGATGTAATCGCCGATCGCCTCGAGTTCGGCCTCTGCAGCGGGCAGAATCCGGACGATCATGAGTCGCGCTGGTCCGTCGCCTGCCTGGCCATCGCCTGGTACTTCGCTTCGAGCCGGTCGAACACCTCGTCGGCCGGGGTGCCCCGGCCCGCGTCGGAATCGGCGAGGCCGCGTTCGATCACAGTGTCGAGCGCAGCAAGCTGCGTCTCGCGGTCCTGAATGAGCCGCACGCCTTCGCGCAGGACCTCGCTTTTCGAGCGGTAGCGCCCGGTCTCGACGAGC
This is a stretch of genomic DNA from Burkholderia sp. WP9. It encodes these proteins:
- a CDS encoding type II toxin-antitoxin system RelE/ParE family toxin, with product MPAHVDRGDVGIPFSCNTIQNYIVFYRASDEVVTILRVKHGRQQWP
- a CDS encoding site-specific integrase produces the protein MANRPQQLTLPLPRSYTRTDFAALRAFVQRVPLPAIARLYFDPDTAPHAAGADALERYLRTMRDDLVHLATLHGSSVLADHLKASTRHHGSAKLTAVTLRMVEQASRLAAAAPAATHPVGLWFRPLVARRLVGEGIPTLGALVDFCNRRGGSWWRAVPRIGLLRARVLVAWLRRHAGTLGVTVADDVDAVDPLEAPSGAARVALVPAGTGRASELAPLERVALPHALSGGEGSHGNGMRGLNRASGLCYLQAQHDLDAVRAWLHRYRDRPQALRAYTRELERLLLWAVTVRGTALSSLTVDDCEAYKDFLAMPSAAFTGPRTRRDSPRWRPFAPDGLSPDSQRYAVRALRAAFDWLVDVHYLAGNPWQAVSDPVTVTRAHAMRIERALPADLWSRVRRFAEDRSASLGPAATRWRAARAALLLMGDSGLRNAEAALARREQLRYVPADGEVPANWELEVTGKGRKQRIVPVSGACVEALAAHWRDRELDLAAPPPSAPLVAPLVIPATRAAQRRHAGAQGDRSREREQDQQGGVGYSGNGLRELVNWAVRQIRAELDLTEDERRQLAGTTPHAFRHTFGTQAAVDVPLDVVQQVLGHASLQTTTIYVQAERKRVRRELAGYYQRMTGVDPSPSE
- a CDS encoding type II toxin-antitoxin system RelE/ParE family toxin, with protein sequence MIVRILPAAEAELEAIGDYIARDNPSRAVSFVRELRERCLGLADMPLAFPLVPRYEARGVRHRVHGHYQIFYRVVGQPAERVDVIHVLHSARNTAAILF
- a CDS encoding type II toxin-antitoxin system ParD family antitoxin encodes the protein MISADLGQQLEGYVARLVETGRYRSKSEVLREGVRLIQDRETQLAALDTVIERGLADSDAGRGTPADEVFDRLEAKYQAMARQATDQRDS